Below is a genomic region from Acidimicrobiales bacterium.
CCTTGATCGACAACGAGCTTCCCGCTCCTCCCTCGAGTGTCGGCGTACCAGGATCGCGCACGCCGCTCGCACCTGTAAATGGCAAGATCTTTGGAGGAACCGGCTCACCTTGTGCGCCGGTGCATCGAATGGGCGAAGGAACAAGTTGTACGTGTAGGTGATCCCGGCGGCCATCCCCTTGACGGCGCTGAGAACCGACATCGCCGAGCCCGGTCCGCCTGGCCCGAACGGGTCGGAGGTAAACCAACCCCGGTCTCCGAACGCCGCGGTCGCGACAGGCATGGCCAGCAGGAACACGACCAGGGCCCGCGGTAGCCGCCATATCCGCCGTCGCCGGATGCTTCGCCCTTACGCGAGGAAATAGGCCGAACCTTGCGTAACGCGGATCTCGATCACTCTGTCGCGTTCGAGGCGAGCGGCGCCCGGCGGCCGATCCCGGAAACGCCTGCTCCAACCCGCCTGACGAGTTCCTCAAGGACGTGTCGAGCGTCCGCGACGGGAGAAGGTGAAAGAACAATGAGCAACAATTCAGTCAATGGGGGGGTCCCCGATTCGACGCGAATGATTCGGAGCTCCGCCGGCTCCCACTTAGCAGGCGACGACGGGTTAGCCCACTGCACGGCCACTGAGGCGACGGTGCTCGAGATCGGATTAAGCCGACCCGTGATCGAGACCAGCGGGACGCCCTTGTGTGCGGCGAGCTCGTTGGCGCCCGAGAGTCGGGGAGCCCCGCTGTCACCCATCCCCCGCTCGGCGAAGCCCTCGAGGACATGGCACACGTCATCGAACGTGGCCGTCAGATACTCGCTAGCGAACATGGCGATCACCACCTGAGCAGTGACACTGGCTCCATAGTCAACAGTCAGCATTGATCAGATCATGCTCAGACCTGGTGTGACTAGGTGCGAACGACTCTTTGGTTGAAGCCGTAAAGCCGCCGGCCAGGATCTGCACCGGCCGGCCGGCCGGGGCAACAACAGACTATATAACTGAGGTATGTCCAAGATCATGGTGTCGCTCCCCGAGGACCTGGTCCGACGCCTCGACCAAGAGGCGCGCAAGCGTGCAACGAGCCGAAGCGCCCTGATCGCCGTCGCAGCCCGGCGCGAGCTCGCCCGCCGCGACCCTGAGGCAGTCGCAGCCGCGATAGCACGCTCAGAAGAACGCTTCCGGGCGGCCGGCGCCTTCGAGGCGGCCGAACTGGTACGCGGGGACCGCGACAGCCGCCGTTGACGATACTGCTGGTCGACACCTCGGTCCTCATCAAGTGGTTCCACAGCGAGGGAGAGACATCGCTCGCGGAGGCTCGGGCAATTCGCGACGCCAATGAACGCGGCGACCTCGATGCACGTGTAATCGACCTGGCGGTGTACGAGATGGGGAACCTGCTTCTCCGATCGCTTCACTGGTCCGCTGCCGATGTCGCCGACCAGCTCGATGACCTCATCGCCATATGCGGTACTCCGCTAGTGATGGAGCCGGGGTGGCTGCACGAGGCGGCGTCGCTCGGATCGAGGCACGAGTTGACGTTTTACGATGCGGCCTGGGCGGCCGCGGCACGAGGTCTCGGTGTCTCCCTGGTCAGCTCGGACCCGCAACTTCTGACCGCACGCCTCGCAGAATCACCCGCCGCTGCCGCCAAGCGCCTCCGCTTGCGGCTCGCCTAGATCGCGGTTGACCTTCTAATAGCGTTGTAGCCCTGGTGTGGCGGCCTGGTGTGGCGGCCTGGTGTGGCGGCCTGGAACCGGCCGGCAAGGCAAGCAGCCATCCGTATAGTGGACCGGTGAACGAGTTCTTGAGCGACATCAAAACCCTCCGGGCGCGCGCCCGCCAGCAGATCGAGGAGGGACCGATCACCGCGGCCTACGGCGCGGACCGCGAGCGAGTGATCAGCGTGCTCAACGAGGCGCTCGCCACCGAGCTCGTGTGCGTACTCCGCTACAAGCGGCACTACTTCATGGCGCAGGGAATCAACGCGTCGAATGCCGCAACGGAGTTCTTGCAGCACGCTACCGACGAGCAGGGCCACGCGGATCGCATCGCAACCCGCATCGTGCAGCTGCAGGGCGAACCGAATTTCGATCCGGACGGCCTCGCCAGCCGAAGCCACGCCGAGTACGTCGCG
It encodes:
- a CDS encoding PIN domain-containing protein — encoded protein: MTILLVDTSVLIKWFHSEGETSLAEARAIRDANERGDLDARVIDLAVYEMGNLLLRSLHWSAADVADQLDDLIAICGTPLVMEPGWLHEAASLGSRHELTFYDAAWAAAARGLGVSLVSSDPQLLTARLAESPAAAAKRLRLRLA
- a CDS encoding ferritin-like domain-containing protein; this encodes MNEFLSDIKTLRARARQQIEEGPITAAYGADRERVISVLNEALATELVCVLRYKRHYFMAQGINASNAATEFLQHATDEQGHADRIATRIVQLQGEPNFDPDGLASRSHAEYVAGSDLVDMIKEDLVAERIAIDSYNEIIRWLADKDVTTRRLIEDILAVEEEHADDLLTLLQSQ
- a CDS encoding ribbon-helix-helix protein, CopG family, with the translated sequence MSKIMVSLPEDLVRRLDQEARKRATSRSALIAVAARRELARRDPEAVAAAIARSEERFRAAGAFEAAELVRGDRDSRR